A part of Ziziphus jujuba cultivar Dongzao chromosome 8, ASM3175591v1 genomic DNA contains:
- the LOC107414318 gene encoding uncharacterized protein LOC107414318 has protein sequence MGIIRSCFSFIAGTACGVYIAQNYNVPNIKKLADTALFMAKHVEEKYRKPKKRDDDD, from the coding sequence ATGGGGATAATAAGGAGTTGTTTCTCCTTCATTGCTGGAACGGCTTGTGGGGTTTACATCGCGCAGAACTACAACGTTCCCAACATCAAGAAACTTGCGGACACTGCCCTTTTCATGGCCAAGCACGTCGAGGAGAAGTACCGCAAGCCCAAGAAGAGGGATGACGACGATTGA
- the LOC107414340 gene encoding E3 ubiquitin protein ligase RIN2 isoform X1 — protein MGLKYIAISSVWTVLSFVGLQLWTESSLVKLKSDGLIREAVIDAGNVGHVVDLLLGSYGTVALIANFVLNVFILLVLFLKTIFFVELYPSETRKLVERLINYVIYKGTFLPLVVPPTIYHAGLWSIWLTVLCCLKMFQALARDRLERLNASPSATPWTYFRVYSVLLLVFFVDILWIQLCLVIYQAVSVPVFLLLLYEPFSIMFETLQAILVHGFQLLDIWFHHSAWSSSNCGRFKLFDVSAAAGSLLEWKGILTRNVGFFLDMATMLMALGHYVHIWRLHGMAFNLVDAVLFLNIRALLSAIFKRVKGYMKLRKALGALHAALPDATSEELRAYDDECAICREPMAKAKRLNCNHLFHLSCLRSWLDQGLNEIYSCPTCRKPLFVSRTENEANPPDGEVLSDEQVARQISAGLDRQNTFGNTLPAGVFPNQTQQSTEGSPWRSAGLDSSWLHTWPSQGVDGAGPSTAMRSVGLGRVQMMMRHLASVGETYAQTALEDTAWSLWPMNAAQDATAGLPIPPAPGGRYPGGTGGLHMRTVSRPANDNMANILAMAETVREVLPHVPDELIFEDLQRTNSVTVTVNNLLQM, from the exons ATGGGTTTGAAGTATATAGCAATCTCGTCAGTATGGACGGTATTAAGCTTCGTAGGACTCCAGTTGTGGACAGAATCCTCGTTAGTTAAACTAAAATCAGATGGATTAATTCGTGAGGCTGTTATCGATGCCGGGAATGTTGGACATGTTGTGGATTTGCTTCTGGGATCTTATGGGACTGTTGCACTAATTGCAAATTTTGTGCTCAATGTATTCATTTTACTCGTTCTCTTTCTTAAG ACTATATTCTTTGTGGAGTTGTATCCTTCTGAAACTCGGAAGTTGGTGGAACGTCTTAtcaattatgttatatataag GGAACATTTTTGCCACTAGTTGTTCCACCCACAATATATCATGCAGGCCTGTGGTCAATTTGGTTGACTGTTCTTTGTTGTTTAAAG ATGTTTCAAGCTTTGGCTAGAGACCGACTTGAACGACTTAATGCATCTCCTTCTGCTACACCATGGACATATTTTCGTGTCTATTCAGTATTGCTGTTGGTCTTCTTTGTTGATATACTCTG GATACAGTTGTGTCTGGTAATATACCAAGCGGTGAGCGTACCTGTCTTCCTTTTGTTGTTGTATGAACCTTTCAGTATTATGTTTGAGACACTCCAG GCTATTTTGGTGCATGGATTTCAGTTGCTTGATATTTGGTTCCATCATTCAGCATGGAGCAGCTCAAATTGTGGAAGATTTAAACTTTTTGATGTATCAGCAGCAG CAGGTTCATTGTTGGAATGGAAAGGCATTCTTACAAGGAATGTGGGTTTTTTCCTGGATATGGCAACGATGTTGATGGCACTTGGTCATTATGTGCACATATGGCGGCTACATGGCATGGCATTCAATCTGGTGGATGCTGTCCTTTTCCTGAACATACGT GCCTTACTAAGTGCAATATTTAAGCGTGTAAAAGGATATATGAAGTTGAGAAAAGCTTTAGGTGCTCTTCATGCAGCACTTCCAGATGCAACATCTGAAGAGTTAAGAGCATACGATGATGAATGTGCCATTTGTAGG GAACCTATGGCAAAAGCAAAGAGGCTCAATTGCAACCACCTTTTTCATCTTTCATGCTTGAGATCTTG GTTGGATCAGGGTTTAAACGAGATTTATTCATGCCCAACTTGTCGAAAGCCACTTTTTGTAAGTAGAACTGAAAATGAGGCAAATCCACCTGATGGAGAAGTTTTGAGTGATGAGCAAGTTGCTCGTCAAATAAGTGCAGGACTTGATCGGCAGAATACTTTCGGAAACACCCTGCCTGCAGGAGTATTCCCTAACCAAACACAGCAATCTACAGAGGGCAGTCCTTGGAG GAGTGCAGGATTAGATTCAAGTTGGTTGCATACTTGGCCAAGCCAAGGAGTTGATGGAGCTGGTCCATCTACAGCTATGAGATCAGTTGGACTGGGGAGAGTTCAGATGATGATGAGGCATCTTGCATCTGTAGGTGAAACGTATGCTCAGACTGCTCTTGAAGATACTGCCTGGAGCCTATGGCCTATGAATGCCGCTCAGGATGCTACGGCTGGTCTACCTATTCCTCCTGCTCCTGGTGGAAGATACCCTGGAGGAACAGGTGGTTTACATATGAGGACTGTCTCACGCCCTGCAAATGACAACATGGCAAACATACTTGCCATGGCAGAAACGGTGCGTGAGGTTTTACCTCACGTCCCAGATGAATTAATTTTTGAG GATTTGCAGCGAACAAATTCCGTTACAGTTACTGTGAATAATCTTCTCCAAATGTGA
- the LOC107414340 gene encoding E3 ubiquitin protein ligase RIN2 isoform X2 — MGLKYIAISSVWTVLSFVGLQLWTESSLVKLKSDGLIREAVIDAGNVGHVVDLLLGSYGTVALIANFVLNVFILLVLFLKTIFFVELYPSETRKLVERLINYVIYKGTFLPLVVPPTIYHAGLWSIWLTVLCCLKMFQALARDRLERLNASPSATPWTYFRVYSVLLLVFFVDILWIQLCLVIYQAVSVPVFLLLLYEPFSIMFETLQAILVHGFQLLDIWFHHSAWSSSNCGRFKLFDVSAAGSLLEWKGILTRNVGFFLDMATMLMALGHYVHIWRLHGMAFNLVDAVLFLNIRALLSAIFKRVKGYMKLRKALGALHAALPDATSEELRAYDDECAICREPMAKAKRLNCNHLFHLSCLRSWLDQGLNEIYSCPTCRKPLFVSRTENEANPPDGEVLSDEQVARQISAGLDRQNTFGNTLPAGVFPNQTQQSTEGSPWRSAGLDSSWLHTWPSQGVDGAGPSTAMRSVGLGRVQMMMRHLASVGETYAQTALEDTAWSLWPMNAAQDATAGLPIPPAPGGRYPGGTGGLHMRTVSRPANDNMANILAMAETVREVLPHVPDELIFEDLQRTNSVTVTVNNLLQM, encoded by the exons ATGGGTTTGAAGTATATAGCAATCTCGTCAGTATGGACGGTATTAAGCTTCGTAGGACTCCAGTTGTGGACAGAATCCTCGTTAGTTAAACTAAAATCAGATGGATTAATTCGTGAGGCTGTTATCGATGCCGGGAATGTTGGACATGTTGTGGATTTGCTTCTGGGATCTTATGGGACTGTTGCACTAATTGCAAATTTTGTGCTCAATGTATTCATTTTACTCGTTCTCTTTCTTAAG ACTATATTCTTTGTGGAGTTGTATCCTTCTGAAACTCGGAAGTTGGTGGAACGTCTTAtcaattatgttatatataag GGAACATTTTTGCCACTAGTTGTTCCACCCACAATATATCATGCAGGCCTGTGGTCAATTTGGTTGACTGTTCTTTGTTGTTTAAAG ATGTTTCAAGCTTTGGCTAGAGACCGACTTGAACGACTTAATGCATCTCCTTCTGCTACACCATGGACATATTTTCGTGTCTATTCAGTATTGCTGTTGGTCTTCTTTGTTGATATACTCTG GATACAGTTGTGTCTGGTAATATACCAAGCGGTGAGCGTACCTGTCTTCCTTTTGTTGTTGTATGAACCTTTCAGTATTATGTTTGAGACACTCCAG GCTATTTTGGTGCATGGATTTCAGTTGCTTGATATTTGGTTCCATCATTCAGCATGGAGCAGCTCAAATTGTGGAAGATTTAAACTTTTTGATGTATCAGCAGCAG GTTCATTGTTGGAATGGAAAGGCATTCTTACAAGGAATGTGGGTTTTTTCCTGGATATGGCAACGATGTTGATGGCACTTGGTCATTATGTGCACATATGGCGGCTACATGGCATGGCATTCAATCTGGTGGATGCTGTCCTTTTCCTGAACATACGT GCCTTACTAAGTGCAATATTTAAGCGTGTAAAAGGATATATGAAGTTGAGAAAAGCTTTAGGTGCTCTTCATGCAGCACTTCCAGATGCAACATCTGAAGAGTTAAGAGCATACGATGATGAATGTGCCATTTGTAGG GAACCTATGGCAAAAGCAAAGAGGCTCAATTGCAACCACCTTTTTCATCTTTCATGCTTGAGATCTTG GTTGGATCAGGGTTTAAACGAGATTTATTCATGCCCAACTTGTCGAAAGCCACTTTTTGTAAGTAGAACTGAAAATGAGGCAAATCCACCTGATGGAGAAGTTTTGAGTGATGAGCAAGTTGCTCGTCAAATAAGTGCAGGACTTGATCGGCAGAATACTTTCGGAAACACCCTGCCTGCAGGAGTATTCCCTAACCAAACACAGCAATCTACAGAGGGCAGTCCTTGGAG GAGTGCAGGATTAGATTCAAGTTGGTTGCATACTTGGCCAAGCCAAGGAGTTGATGGAGCTGGTCCATCTACAGCTATGAGATCAGTTGGACTGGGGAGAGTTCAGATGATGATGAGGCATCTTGCATCTGTAGGTGAAACGTATGCTCAGACTGCTCTTGAAGATACTGCCTGGAGCCTATGGCCTATGAATGCCGCTCAGGATGCTACGGCTGGTCTACCTATTCCTCCTGCTCCTGGTGGAAGATACCCTGGAGGAACAGGTGGTTTACATATGAGGACTGTCTCACGCCCTGCAAATGACAACATGGCAAACATACTTGCCATGGCAGAAACGGTGCGTGAGGTTTTACCTCACGTCCCAGATGAATTAATTTTTGAG GATTTGCAGCGAACAAATTCCGTTACAGTTACTGTGAATAATCTTCTCCAAATGTGA
- the LOC107414321 gene encoding uncharacterized protein LOC107414321 isoform X2, which yields MSSFISFLFTLLLFFSMHEYCKARHLAVGNNGFASLFHYPHKGLFPGMVKVKLEIDSIGEKTKGISDSINADNAKAVAKSTENRKDHSRISITEHNKYRNGGGGGGFSGSEIFESFCHVGLLKATRMKDPGRRGLKEDVDFKTKNVQDDDYDPPHQTPPIHNKQN from the exons ATGTCGTCTTTCATATCTTTCCTTTTCACTCTCTTATTGTTTTTCTCTATGCATGAATATTGCAAGGCTCGTCATCTCGCAGTTGGCAACAATGGTTTTGCTTCTCTATTCCATTACCCTCACAAG GGTCTGTTTCCGGGTATGGTAAAGGTCAAACTTGAAATAGATTCAATTGGAGAAAAAACAAAGGGAATATCAGATAGCATTAATGCTGATAATGCTAAGGCTGTTGCTAAGAGTACTGAAAACAGGAAGGACCACTCGAGGATTTCTATAACGGAGCACAATAAATATAGaaatggaggaggaggaggaggatttTCAG GAAGTGAGATTTTTGAGTCTTTTTGTCATGTGGGTTTGCTTAAGGCAACACGTATGAAG GACCCGGGAAGGAGAGGGCTTAAAGAAGATGTAGATTTCAAGACTAAGAATGTACAAGATGATGATTATGATCCACCACATCAGACACCGCCCATTCACAATAAACAGAATTAA
- the LOC107414321 gene encoding uncharacterized protein LOC107414321 isoform X1 translates to MSSFISFLFTLLLFFSMHEYCKARHLAVGNNGFASLFHYPHKGLFPGMVKVKLEIDSIGEKTKGISDSINADNAKAVAKSTENRKDHSRISITEHNKYRNGGGGGGFSGWNNAGSEIFESFCHVGLLKATRMKDPGRRGLKEDVDFKTKNVQDDDYDPPHQTPPIHNKQN, encoded by the exons ATGTCGTCTTTCATATCTTTCCTTTTCACTCTCTTATTGTTTTTCTCTATGCATGAATATTGCAAGGCTCGTCATCTCGCAGTTGGCAACAATGGTTTTGCTTCTCTATTCCATTACCCTCACAAG GGTCTGTTTCCGGGTATGGTAAAGGTCAAACTTGAAATAGATTCAATTGGAGAAAAAACAAAGGGAATATCAGATAGCATTAATGCTGATAATGCTAAGGCTGTTGCTAAGAGTACTGAAAACAGGAAGGACCACTCGAGGATTTCTATAACGGAGCACAATAAATATAGaaatggaggaggaggaggaggatttTCAG GATGGAACAATGCAGGAAGTGAGATTTTTGAGTCTTTTTGTCATGTGGGTTTGCTTAAGGCAACACGTATGAAG GACCCGGGAAGGAGAGGGCTTAAAGAAGATGTAGATTTCAAGACTAAGAATGTACAAGATGATGATTATGATCCACCACATCAGACACCGCCCATTCACAATAAACAGAATTAA
- the LOC107414344 gene encoding BAG family molecular chaperone regulator 7 has translation MSLLRRIELIEPSIFTPRTIAFPSFVVDQVEEYEYEYDLGFGLDLVRCSPSPFELFDSVTDLIRIEKKPSISTYRRIQRLERLGGSAIFQSLSDRVCELESRFDRLLKINGGRDRKYTWTAEIKSPAKHGVDRKYQWITEIKEEKKKEEGIKKTYKWTAEIEGKGEDGPISRTYTFKASSGDAGESTELSKKDKHKKDKNKKKDKDEKGVRLVEIEENGNNEGTVVLRQAFAKRFGASGSGKGKKKELSPQDAALMIQLSFRAYLIRRSKALRALRDLAVAKSKLKEIRAFFNNFSYRRRVAHDAEERQRFSEKIIVLLLTVDAIEGADLMVRSAKKSIVDELEAMLDVVDPQPAGPGKSLSFRRRTFDMPDGIIQEEIAAGVAEVVQMLNNEENFGA, from the exons ATGAGTCTGCTCAGAAGAATCGAGCTCATCGAGCCCTCCATTTTCACTCCCAGAACTATAgcttttccttcttttgttgTTGATCAAGTGGAAGAGTACGAGTACGAGTATGACCTCGGCTTCGGACTCGACCTGGTGCGTTGTAGCCCTAGCCCATTCGAGCTCTTCGACAGCGTCACCGATCTGATCCGCATTGAAAAGAAGCCGTCGATTTCGACTTACAGGCGAATTCAGCGACTTGAGAGACTCGGAGGTAGTGCCATATTTCAGAGCCTGAGTGACAGAGTGTGTGAGTTGGAGTCCCGCTTTGATCGGCTGCTGAAGATCAATGGCGGTCGCGATCGGAAGTATACATGGACAGCTGAAATCAAGAGCCCTGCGAAGCACGGTGTTGATAGGAAGTACCAGTGGATAACGGAGATCaaagaggaaaagaagaaggaggaagggATTAAGAAGACGTACAAATGGACGGCTGAGATTGAAGGGAAAGGAGAAGATGGTCCGATTTCGCGAACGTACACATTCAAAGCATCGAGTGGTGATGCGGGTGAGAGTACCGAATTGTCGAAGAAAGATAAGCATAAGAAGGataagaacaagaagaaggatAAGGACGAGAAGGGCGTGCGTTTGGTGGAAATTGAAGAGAATGGGAATAATGAGGGCACTGTGGTTCTGCGACAG GCTTTTGCAAAAAGATTTGGAGCTAGTGGAAGTGGCAAGGGTAAGAAGAAGGAATTGTCACCTCAAGATGCAGCATTGATGATCCAGTTGAGTTTCAGAGCTTATCTAATTCGAAGATCAAAAGCTCTTCGTGCCCTTAGAGACTTGGCAGTTGCTAAGTCCAAGTTAAAGGAGATAAGggcattttttaataatttttcttaccGCCGTCGTGTAGCCCACGATGCGGAGGAGCGTCAAAGGTTCTCTGAGAAAATCATTGTCCTGCTTCTCACCGTTGATGCTATTGAG GGAGCTGATCTAATGGTGAGATCTGCAAAGAAGTCGATAGTGGATGAGCTGGAAGCAATGCTTGATGTGGTGGATCCCCAGCCTGCTGGTCCTGGGAAATCACTTTCCTTTAGAAGGAGAACGTTTGATATGCCTGATGGTATCATTCAGGAGGAAATTGCTGCAGGTGTTGCGGAGGTTGTCCAAATGCTTAATAACGAGGAGAACTTTGGTGCATGA